From Bacillus clarus, the proteins below share one genomic window:
- a CDS encoding terminase gpP N-terminus-related DNA-binding protein, whose product MIKQENQTEQPILNDESSLHEDAFEKAWRITEFSKLVGRHHNTVYNWFNTLEEKGLHGTLRTNNTNEKLYNSLDLDIALFIKQKRDEKWSLDAIIELLPHQFELRPVSPENQSNEILSQIDFQDVAVTIEKLVEQKVQAHMQNIEIQFQERFENVLKALPQPEDPSAMKERQRQERLDNMIIEHRARKELRKQAEKLWNEKPEAERVKKTGWFKKEEDLAKKQLFIEKYLEENMIEYMKSVMTDK is encoded by the coding sequence ATGATTAAGCAGGAAAACCAAACAGAGCAACCTATTTTAAATGATGAAAGCTCATTACACGAAGATGCTTTTGAAAAAGCCTGGCGAATAACAGAGTTTTCTAAGTTAGTAGGTAGACACCATAATACTGTTTATAATTGGTTCAATACGTTAGAAGAGAAGGGACTTCACGGAACTCTTAGAACCAATAATACAAATGAAAAGCTCTATAATTCATTAGATTTAGATATAGCCCTTTTCATAAAGCAGAAAAGGGATGAAAAGTGGTCTTTAGACGCCATAATAGAACTTTTACCACATCAATTTGAACTAAGGCCAGTATCTCCTGAAAACCAATCTAATGAAATATTATCTCAAATTGATTTTCAAGACGTAGCTGTGACAATTGAAAAATTAGTGGAACAAAAAGTTCAAGCACATATGCAAAACATCGAAATACAATTCCAGGAGAGATTTGAGAATGTATTAAAAGCATTGCCTCAGCCTGAAGATCCAAGTGCTATGAAAGAACGTCAAAGACAAGAAAGACTTGATAATATGATAATTGAACATAGAGCTCGTAAGGAGTTAAGAAAACAAGCTGAAAAACTATGGAATGAGAAGCCTGAGGCAGAGCGTGTAAAAAAAACTGGTTGGTTTAAAAAAGAGGAAGATTTAGCAAAAAAACAACTTTTTATAGAGAAGTATTTAGAAGAGAACATGATAGAATATATGAAATCTGTTATGACAGATAAATAA